From Myxocyprinus asiaticus isolate MX2 ecotype Aquarium Trade chromosome 25, UBuf_Myxa_2, whole genome shotgun sequence, one genomic window encodes:
- the LOC127416340 gene encoding solute carrier family 25 member 47-A-like isoform X2, protein MMHFADFLAGSIGGACGVAVGYPLDTVKVRIQTQKQFTGIWQCIVTTIKREGLHGFFKGMVLPVTTISMTSSVVFGTYRNCLQCFSQIHGTGAPNTKLDIFLAGLAGGVAQISVMSPGDIVKVRLQCQTECKRSGFNTPKPKYSGPIHCLLTIAKEEGILGLYKGALPLAFRDGPSFATYFLTYNTLCSKLTPPEQKEPEWATVLFAGGVAGIAGWSVGTPMDVIKARLQLDGVRGQKRYRGLVHCITETVLNEGPAVFFKSLGINCLRAFPVNMVVFAVYEVTVRILRSASLDQLS, encoded by the exons GTCAGAATCCAGACTCAGAAACAGTTCACCGGAATCTGGCAGTGTATCGTAACAACCATCAAAAGAGAAGGG CTCCATGGCTTCTTTAAAGGGATGGTCTTGCCGGTCACAACTATATCTATGACTTCTTCTGTGGTGTTCGGCACGTACAGGAACTGTCTGCAGTGCTTCAGTCAGATCCACGGGACTGGAGCTCCAAACACAAAGCTTGATATTTTCCTGGCTGGACTGGCAGGTGGCGTGGCACAG ATTTCTGTCATGTCACCCGGTGACATCGTAAAAGTGCGTCTTCAGTGCCAGACGGAGTGCAAGAGGAGTGGATTTAATACTCCTAAACCCAAATACAGCGGTCCGATCCACTGCCTGCTGACCATTGCCAAGGAGGAGGGAATTTTAGGGCTTTATAAAGGAGCACTTCCTCTGGCGTTCAGGGATGGCCCGTCATTCGCCACATACTTCCTAACGTACAACACACTGTGTTCAAAACTAACGCCACCAGAACAGAAAGAGCCAG AGTGGGCCACGGTGCTGTTCGCCGGCGGAGTCGCGGGAATAGCCGGCTGGTCTGTCGGAACGCCGATGGATGTGATTAAAGCTCGTTTACAGTTGGATGGAGTGAGAGGGCAGAAGCGATACCGTGGACTCGTTCACTGCATTACTGAGACGGTGCTTAACGAAGGACCGGCGGTTTTCTTCAAAAGCCTCGGAATAAACTGCCTGCGAGCGTTTCCCGTAAACATGGTTGTGTTCGCCGTCTATGAGGTCACGGTTCGTATTCTCAGGTCAGCGTCTCTGGATCAGCTCTCATGA